A section of the Mycolicibacterium anyangense genome encodes:
- the ssd gene encoding septum site-determining protein Ssd, with protein sequence MLDDDQLRALCARAAAAAGLRMVAASSTITRRAWSSATAVLLDDAAVHRCGDDGLPRRDSVILVSGVDPHPATWTAAMAVGVQHLCTLPAQEDDLVRYLSEAAETEPDKPARGRLIAVTPGRGGAGASVFAAALALVAADSLLVDLDPWSGGIDLLLGAESATGLRWPDLSLQGGRLSWPAVRDALPAQRGVTVLSGTRSGHEMDAAPVESVLDAGRRGGVMVVCDVPRRGTPAAAVALECADLVLAVTTCDVRAVAAMSARAAILRAANPNVALVVRGPSPGGLTAREVAEVTRLPLLAAMRPEPMLAQRLEHGGIRLGRRSPLAAAARQVLEALRRGSGMQAA encoded by the coding sequence CTGCTCGACGACGATCAGCTGCGGGCGCTGTGTGCCCGCGCCGCCGCGGCGGCAGGTCTGCGGATGGTGGCTGCCTCGTCGACCATCACCCGCAGGGCCTGGTCGAGTGCGACCGCCGTCCTCCTCGACGACGCCGCTGTGCACCGATGCGGAGATGACGGGCTGCCCCGGCGCGACTCGGTCATCCTGGTCTCGGGTGTCGATCCACACCCGGCCACCTGGACCGCGGCGATGGCCGTCGGTGTTCAGCACCTGTGCACGCTCCCGGCACAGGAAGACGACCTGGTCCGGTATCTTTCCGAAGCCGCCGAGACCGAACCGGACAAACCGGCCCGCGGCCGGCTGATCGCGGTGACACCGGGACGTGGCGGCGCCGGCGCTTCGGTCTTCGCCGCCGCACTCGCCCTGGTGGCAGCGGACTCGCTGCTCGTCGACCTCGACCCCTGGAGCGGTGGTATCGACCTGTTGCTCGGAGCGGAGTCCGCCACCGGCTTGCGCTGGCCGGACCTGAGTCTGCAGGGCGGCCGGCTCAGTTGGCCGGCGGTGCGTGACGCATTGCCCGCCCAGCGTGGTGTCACCGTCCTGTCGGGGACGCGCTCGGGTCACGAGATGGATGCCGCACCGGTCGAATCGGTGCTCGACGCGGGTCGCCGTGGCGGCGTGATGGTGGTCTGCGATGTGCCCCGCCGGGGCACACCGGCGGCCGCGGTCGCGCTGGAGTGCGCCGATCTGGTGCTGGCCGTCACCACGTGCGATGTGCGCGCGGTCGCCGCGATGTCGGCGCGGGCCGCGATCCTGCGGGCGGCCAACCCCAACGTCGCACTGGTCGTCCGGGGCCCCTCCCCGGGCGGTCTCACCGCCCGCGAGGTCGCCGAGGTGACCCGACTGCCCCTGCTGGCCGCCATGCGCCCGGAGCCGATGCTGGCGCAGCGTCTCGAGCACGGCGGCATTCGGCTGGGGCGGCGGTCGCCGCTGGCCGCCGCCGCCCGGCAGGTGCTGGAGGCGTTGCGCCGCGGGTCAGGAATGCAGGCCGCATGA
- a CDS encoding TadA family conjugal transfer-associated ATPase produces MSASLIERVRERLAAESGALRPTTVAAAIRAESGGVLGDTEVLSNLRVLQTELTGAGVLEPLLRAPGTTDVLVTAPDAVWVDDGSGLRRSTVRFDDEAAVRRLAQRLAVAAGRRLDDAQPWVDGQLTGIGSGQFTVRLHAVLPPVAVAGTCVSLRVLRPATQDLAALARSGAIDDEAGRLLSRIIAARLAFLVSGGTGAGKTTLLAAALGSVSATERIVCVEDAAELAPPHPHLVRLVARGANVEGIGEITLRQLVRQALRMRPDRIVVGEVRGAEVVDLLAALNTGHDGGAGTVHANSPAEVPARLEALAALGGLDRAALHSQLAAAVQVVVHVSRGHDGVRRLTEIAVLQRADDGRVAARAAWRLHRGFDCGADELDRLLGDRGVP; encoded by the coding sequence ATGAGTGCCTCCCTGATCGAGCGCGTGCGCGAACGGTTGGCCGCGGAGTCGGGCGCGTTGCGTCCGACCACCGTGGCGGCGGCCATCCGCGCCGAGTCGGGCGGCGTGCTGGGTGACACCGAGGTGCTGAGCAATCTGCGGGTGCTGCAGACCGAACTCACCGGTGCCGGTGTGCTGGAACCGCTGCTGCGGGCGCCGGGCACCACTGACGTTCTGGTCACCGCACCCGACGCGGTATGGGTGGACGACGGGTCCGGATTGCGCCGCAGCACTGTGCGTTTCGACGACGAGGCCGCGGTACGTCGGCTTGCGCAGCGTCTGGCGGTCGCCGCCGGCCGCCGCCTCGACGATGCCCAACCGTGGGTGGACGGGCAGCTGACCGGTATCGGCAGCGGCCAGTTCACGGTGCGCCTGCACGCGGTGCTCCCGCCGGTGGCTGTCGCCGGCACGTGCGTATCGCTGCGGGTACTGCGTCCGGCCACCCAGGACCTCGCGGCGTTGGCTCGCTCGGGCGCGATCGATGACGAGGCGGGCCGATTGCTGAGCCGCATCATCGCAGCGCGGTTGGCCTTCCTGGTCTCGGGTGGGACGGGCGCGGGCAAGACCACTCTGCTGGCGGCGGCGCTCGGGTCGGTGAGTGCCACCGAGCGGATCGTCTGTGTCGAGGATGCCGCCGAACTGGCACCGCCCCACCCGCATCTGGTGCGGCTGGTGGCGCGCGGCGCCAACGTCGAAGGCATAGGAGAGATCACCCTGCGCCAGCTGGTCCGCCAGGCCCTGCGGATGCGGCCGGACCGCATCGTCGTCGGGGAGGTGCGTGGGGCCGAGGTCGTCGACCTGCTTGCCGCACTGAACACCGGCCACGACGGCGGGGCCGGAACAGTGCACGCCAACAGTCCCGCCGAGGTGCCTGCCCGGCTCGAGGCGCTGGCCGCACTCGGCGGGCTGGACCGCGCAGCGCTGCACAGCCAACTCGCGGCCGCGGTGCAGGTGGTCGTGCATGTCAGTCGCGGCCATGACGGGGTTCGCAGGCTCACCGAGATCGCGGTGTTGCAGCGCGCCGACGACGGCCGGGTGGCCGCGCGCGCCGCCTGGCGTCTGCATCGCGGATTTGATTGTGGCGCTGACGAACTGGATCGTCTGCTCGGCGATCGCGGGGTGCCGTGA
- a CDS encoding type II secretion system F family protein produces MAVAAVLLAAAFLVAPAPAHRRLGLAGRQVRVKGPMVVLGAVAMVTTLPPAVVIAAALLTATLAVRRRQARHQHRRRADARALAAALEVLVGELRVGAHPVLAFAVAATESDGDVGASLQAVAARAGLGADVAGGLHAVADRSLVAGQWSRLAVCWQLAAEQGLGMTALMRAAQRDIVERQRFADRVQAGLAGARATALILAGLPVLGVLLGQLIGARPVAFLAGAGLGGWLLVTGVMLVCLGLLWADRITERTVT; encoded by the coding sequence ATGGCCGTGGCAGCCGTGTTGTTGGCGGCCGCGTTCCTGGTTGCGCCCGCGCCTGCGCACCGTCGGCTGGGACTGGCCGGCAGACAGGTGCGGGTGAAGGGTCCGATGGTCGTACTCGGTGCGGTGGCCATGGTGACCACGCTGCCACCGGCCGTGGTGATCGCCGCGGCGCTCCTGACGGCGACGCTGGCGGTACGGCGGCGGCAGGCCCGGCACCAACACCGTCGGCGAGCCGACGCACGCGCACTGGCCGCAGCGCTGGAGGTTCTGGTCGGGGAACTCCGAGTCGGTGCCCACCCCGTGCTCGCGTTCGCCGTCGCGGCCACCGAAAGCGATGGCGATGTCGGGGCTTCGCTACAGGCGGTCGCCGCCCGCGCGGGACTGGGCGCGGATGTCGCGGGTGGACTGCACGCGGTGGCGGACCGGTCCCTGGTCGCAGGGCAGTGGAGTCGCCTGGCGGTGTGTTGGCAATTGGCCGCCGAGCAGGGTCTGGGAATGACGGCACTGATGCGCGCGGCGCAGCGCGACATCGTCGAGAGGCAGCGGTTCGCCGACCGGGTCCAGGCCGGGCTGGCCGGGGCCCGCGCCACTGCCCTCATCCTCGCTGGCCTGCCCGTGCTCGGCGTGCTGCTGGGCCAGCTGATCGGAGCACGGCCCGTCGCGTTCCTGGCCGGCGCCGGACTCGGTGGCTGGTTGCTGGTCACCGGTGTGATGCTGGTCTGTCTCGGCCTGCTGTGGGCGGACCGGATCACCGAACGGACGGTGACATGA